In Spirochaetota bacterium, a genomic segment contains:
- a CDS encoding SDR family NAD(P)-dependent oxidoreductase — translation MDHFRDRVAFVTGGGSGIGRGLSMELASRGARVIVADIDAVSARKTAAAIRERGGFANDVTLDVTDPGSVRFTVERAAEEFGRLDYMFNNAGIGLNGSFEDIEPPHWKHILDVNLYGVIHGSLYAYRVMVRQGFGHIVNIASLAGLVPMTGSPYHTAKHGVVGLTLSLRMEAAIKGVRASVVCPGMVDTPIFDRTIDVSNQFFAEDIEEFYSRFKFVSPEECARTILKGVCKNRAIIVVTPLARIMWGLYRLFPGLFIRISISQTRKFYEKYARKKTPSGGEAA, via the coding sequence ATGGATCATTTCAGGGACAGGGTGGCCTTTGTCACCGGCGGCGGTTCAGGCATCGGCAGGGGACTTTCGATGGAGCTGGCCTCGCGGGGAGCGCGGGTGATCGTGGCGGACATCGACGCGGTTTCGGCGCGCAAGACCGCGGCCGCCATCAGGGAACGGGGGGGCTTCGCGAATGATGTCACCCTCGACGTGACCGATCCGGGGTCCGTGCGGTTCACAGTGGAGAGGGCGGCCGAGGAATTCGGAAGGCTCGACTACATGTTCAACAACGCCGGCATCGGCCTCAACGGGAGCTTCGAGGATATCGAGCCGCCCCACTGGAAGCATATCCTGGACGTTAACCTCTACGGCGTCATCCACGGATCTCTCTACGCCTACCGCGTCATGGTCAGGCAGGGCTTCGGACATATCGTCAACATCGCGTCCCTGGCCGGCCTGGTGCCCATGACCGGCTCACCCTACCATACAGCCAAGCACGGCGTCGTCGGTCTCACCCTGAGCCTCAGGATGGAAGCCGCCATCAAAGGGGTCAGGGCCAGCGTGGTCTGCCCCGGCATGGTCGATACGCCGATCTTCGACAGGACCATTGACGTGTCCAACCAGTTCTTCGCCGAGGACATTGAAGAGTTTTATTCGCGTTTCAAATTCGTTTCCCCCGAAGAGTGCGCCAGGACGATCCTGAAGGGCGTTTGTAAGAACAGGGCCATCATCGTGGTAACCCCCCTGGCCCGGATCATGTGGGGCCTTTACCGGCTGTTCCCGGGATTATTCATTCGAATTTCCATATCACAGACCAGGAAATTCTACGAAAAATACGCGAGGAAGAAGACTCCGTCAGGAGGGGAGGCTGCATGA
- a CDS encoding GMC family oxidoreductase: MNKIANNKTYDAIIVGSGPGGATVARELAARNKKVLLLEMGKNAPVKGSKLQVIKDLGIPGKSFLLTYGGLACVRATAVGGTSLYFYATAFDPPVEMFKKYGIDISQEVNEAYREIPSSPLKDELIGPRAKRIMESAQSLGLKWNKMNKFIYQDKCLPDCELCQMGCPYGAKWTARVYLDEALKNGAELLDGATVNTVLMDGRQAIGVEYTRKGKTHKVYGENIILAAGGIGSPVLMRKIGVARAGYDYLYDPFVCTMGYVKDFKAGRELPMAAGLHVPEEGIVMTDLTLPKLLYMGLTAEVLRFDKVFSHSHILGIMTKAKDDLGGKLTDSGGIRKRLQKQDKDKMMVGHNLASKILKKAGAKSIFKSWYIAAHPGGTVRINDLLDSNLKTEFDNLYVCDNSVMPDPLGLPPTMTIVSLGKRLAKHLAGARSSRRLEAVSSGRAN; encoded by the coding sequence ATGAATAAAATAGCGAACAACAAAACCTATGACGCCATCATCGTCGGCAGCGGCCCCGGAGGAGCCACCGTGGCGAGGGAGCTTGCCGCAAGAAACAAGAAGGTCCTTCTGCTCGAGATGGGCAAAAACGCGCCGGTAAAAGGCTCGAAACTACAGGTCATCAAGGACCTGGGGATTCCGGGTAAAAGCTTTTTGCTTACCTACGGCGGGCTCGCCTGCGTCCGCGCCACGGCGGTAGGCGGGACATCGCTCTATTTCTACGCGACCGCATTTGATCCTCCGGTTGAAATGTTTAAGAAGTACGGCATTGACATTTCACAGGAGGTCAATGAGGCCTACAGGGAAATCCCCAGTTCTCCGCTGAAGGACGAATTGATCGGCCCGCGGGCGAAACGGATAATGGAGAGCGCGCAGTCGCTGGGCCTGAAATGGAATAAGATGAACAAGTTCATCTACCAGGACAAGTGCCTCCCCGATTGCGAGCTCTGCCAGATGGGCTGCCCTTATGGCGCGAAATGGACTGCCCGCGTCTACCTCGATGAGGCGCTGAAAAACGGCGCCGAGCTGCTCGATGGGGCAACGGTGAACACGGTGCTCATGGACGGCAGGCAGGCGATCGGCGTGGAATACACCCGCAAGGGCAAAACGCATAAGGTATACGGGGAAAACATCATCCTCGCCGCCGGCGGCATCGGTTCCCCCGTGCTGATGAGAAAGATCGGCGTCGCGAGGGCGGGATATGACTATCTGTATGATCCCTTTGTCTGCACGATGGGGTATGTGAAGGATTTTAAAGCCGGGAGGGAGCTTCCCATGGCGGCCGGATTGCATGTGCCGGAGGAAGGCATCGTCATGACGGACCTGACGCTCCCCAAGCTCCTGTACATGGGCCTGACCGCGGAGGTGCTGCGGTTCGACAAGGTATTCTCCCACTCCCATATCCTTGGCATCATGACAAAGGCAAAGGACGATCTCGGGGGGAAACTGACCGATTCGGGAGGCATCAGGAAGCGGCTCCAGAAGCAGGACAAGGACAAGATGATGGTCGGGCACAATCTGGCGAGTAAAATACTGAAGAAGGCCGGGGCCAAGAGCATTTTCAAAAGCTGGTATATCGCGGCGCATCCGGGGGGAACGGTCCGCATCAACGACCTCCTCGATTCAAATCTCAAGACAGAGTTCGACAACCTTTACGTGTGCGACAACTCCGTGATGCCGGACCCGCTGGGCCTTCCGCCCACAATGACCATTGTCAGTCTCGGCAAGAGGCTGGCGAAGCACCTTGCCGGCGCCCGGTCGTCGCGCCGGCTGGAAGCGGTGTCGTCGGGGAGAGCGAACTGA
- a CDS encoding 6-phosphofructokinase: MALKRVGILTGGGDCSGLNAVIRAVTRAAVIGHSATVVGIVGGFEGLISGHSEELTVKSTRDILTLGGTILGTTNKGNPFEFRELAGDGSIRVSDYSDRAVETYRKLGLDCLFVVGGEGTLEIGYRFHKKGVNVIGIPKTIDNDLDRTDYTFGFQTAVEVASEALDRLQTTGRSHQRVMILEVMGRTAGWIALESGISGGAHIILIPEIPYSIDRVVEKIQAREKGGSPFSIIMVAEGAREEGGDVITLASASTRLQGVPQLGGVGQYLADQIKKRIDLEVRCTVLGHIQRGGSPCAFDRVLGTRLGSFAVQAAAEGKYGTMVSLDTPRMVLVPLSELAGKVRTVPVDSQLIQCAESIGISMGR, translated from the coding sequence ATGGCATTGAAACGGGTAGGGATCCTGACCGGAGGCGGGGACTGCTCCGGCCTTAACGCGGTCATCAGGGCCGTCACCAGGGCGGCCGTGATCGGCCACAGCGCCACGGTGGTCGGCATCGTGGGCGGGTTCGAGGGCCTCATCAGCGGCCACTCCGAGGAGCTCACGGTTAAATCGACCCGCGATATCCTCACCCTGGGCGGGACCATACTGGGCACCACCAACAAGGGGAATCCCTTCGAGTTCCGGGAGCTCGCCGGGGACGGCTCCATCAGGGTAAGCGACTACTCTGACAGGGCGGTGGAAACCTACCGGAAACTGGGCCTTGACTGCCTCTTCGTCGTCGGCGGTGAGGGGACCCTGGAGATCGGGTACCGTTTCCACAAGAAGGGCGTCAATGTCATCGGCATCCCCAAGACCATCGACAACGACCTGGATAGAACCGACTACACCTTCGGATTCCAGACCGCGGTGGAGGTCGCCTCCGAGGCCCTGGACCGCCTCCAGACCACGGGCCGGAGTCATCAGCGGGTCATGATCCTCGAGGTCATGGGCCGCACCGCGGGGTGGATCGCCCTGGAATCTGGGATCTCCGGCGGCGCCCATATCATTCTCATCCCTGAAATACCGTACAGCATCGACCGCGTCGTGGAGAAGATACAGGCCCGCGAGAAGGGCGGCAGTCCCTTCAGCATCATCATGGTCGCGGAGGGAGCCAGGGAGGAGGGGGGCGACGTGATCACCCTGGCCTCCGCCTCGACGCGGCTCCAGGGGGTGCCGCAGCTGGGCGGCGTGGGCCAGTACCTGGCGGACCAGATCAAGAAGCGGATCGACCTGGAGGTGCGCTGCACCGTTCTCGGCCATATCCAGCGCGGCGGATCGCCCTGCGCCTTCGACCGGGTCCTGGGCACGCGCCTTGGAAGTTTCGCTGTCCAGGCCGCGGCGGAGGGTAAGTACGGGACCATGGTGTCCCTTGATACGCCCCGTATGGTCCTGGTGCCCCTGAGCGAGCTCGCCGGCAAGGTCCGCACCGTGCCGGTGGATTCGCAGCTCATCCAGTGCGCGGAGTCGATCGGGATCAGCATGGGCCGATGA
- a CDS encoding glycosyltransferase family 4 protein, with amino-acid sequence MAVLFTTFDVFPLPKGSSTHIAQTLQALSSLFGPVNLASLGFGDMPRFQREGDISIYRCLSHHPNFLKRTEFFYDFVHETVDKIGGVDCVHFRDIWGGTAVFDDPRLRGAKKIFEVNGLPSIELPYHYPQLPLNPGLLSRIRMMEDHCLDAADGIITVSNVTKRYLQGRGVPPEKITVIPNTAFDFDDDPMEGEEHQGLYKEIGDRKIILYAGTLTDWQGLPTLLKAFELIADRDDVALFIAGSTDKYARAVRKAIRKAGLEETVAVKIGLPRESLHRLYRLAVFSLAPLSRCSRNELQGCSPLKIVESMSAGTPVIASNIPVCAEFIDHMENGYLVAPDSPRALANAMSLLLDDDDLVSRLGASARAKSRDVFHMDIWMKKFHDAYGAFIGNK; translated from the coding sequence ATGGCGGTTCTGTTCACGACATTCGACGTGTTCCCCCTTCCCAAGGGATCGAGCACCCATATCGCCCAGACCCTTCAGGCGCTGTCGTCCCTCTTCGGGCCGGTCAACCTGGCCTCCCTGGGCTTCGGCGACATGCCGCGGTTCCAGCGGGAGGGGGACATCTCGATCTACCGCTGCCTCTCGCACCATCCGAACTTCTTAAAAAGGACCGAGTTCTTCTATGATTTCGTCCACGAGACGGTGGATAAAATCGGCGGCGTCGACTGCGTGCATTTCCGCGACATATGGGGCGGGACCGCGGTCTTCGACGATCCGCGCCTTCGCGGCGCCAAAAAAATATTCGAGGTGAACGGGCTCCCGTCGATCGAGCTCCCCTATCATTATCCGCAATTGCCGCTGAACCCGGGGCTCCTGTCCCGGATAAGGATGATGGAGGACCATTGCCTTGATGCGGCGGACGGCATCATCACCGTGAGTAACGTCACGAAGCGGTACCTCCAGGGAAGGGGTGTGCCGCCGGAGAAGATCACGGTCATACCCAATACCGCCTTTGATTTCGACGATGATCCTATGGAAGGGGAAGAGCATCAGGGCCTGTATAAAGAGATCGGGGATAGGAAGATCATTCTCTACGCCGGCACCCTGACCGATTGGCAGGGCCTTCCGACGCTTTTAAAAGCCTTCGAGCTCATCGCGGACCGCGACGATGTCGCGCTGTTCATCGCCGGGTCAACGGACAAGTACGCACGGGCCGTCAGGAAGGCCATACGGAAGGCCGGCCTCGAGGAGACGGTCGCCGTCAAGATCGGCCTTCCGAGGGAATCGCTGCACCGGCTCTACCGCCTGGCGGTATTCAGCCTGGCGCCCCTCTCGCGGTGCAGCAGGAACGAGCTCCAGGGATGCTCTCCCCTGAAGATCGTCGAGTCCATGTCGGCGGGGACGCCGGTGATCGCGTCGAATATCCCCGTGTGCGCGGAATTCATAGACCACATGGAAAACGGCTATCTCGTCGCCCCCGATTCTCCCCGCGCCCTGGCCAATGCCATGTCCCTGCTCCTTGACGATGATGATCTTGTTTCACGGCTCGGGGCGAGCGCCAGGGCAAAAAGCAGGGACGTCTTTCACATGGATATCTGGATGAAGAAGTTCCACGACGCGTACGGGGCTTTTATCGGGAATAAATAG
- a CDS encoding 2-hydroxyacyl-CoA dehydratase: MILGKDRWQVWEEAYESIEILQDIFSVASEDLTHNALLKIYKGYFHDLFTAIDKGKKIIYGNFAVPGTLMRGFDTDKVFWYQLEALSVIQSLVGEPGVWNAKLADSAEAAGMAPEICSVDRIAHGSWLEKVVPIPDACFYLTTPCDSQTCLVNNMVNETGKPTIVLDMPYQARDEDIRYIARQFRVVVKFLEDNLKIKYDFGRLKHACETYNKMMENISDWVELRRPRPSAQPCETLSLMAAVVTVFSGHQSGLDYATETLKELKNFRKNGVKTVTGDEVRAIWVGTPYWTDLNFYNWLEGELNVTVPMDMFGYYHADTLIDTSSEDSMLVGIARNAMRNFPMTRQLLGSYENYLDDYRMLARNYDADFAVIPGHLGCTHGHGVSGLMREESDKMGLPLLSFEFDMLDPRVNPRDDVEVLFRNFVNDIVLPKKAARS; encoded by the coding sequence ATGATATTAGGTAAAGATAGATGGCAGGTATGGGAAGAAGCGTATGAATCGATTGAAATTCTACAGGATATTTTTTCCGTCGCGTCCGAGGACCTGACCCACAATGCGCTGCTCAAGATTTACAAGGGTTATTTTCATGATCTTTTCACCGCGATCGACAAGGGTAAAAAGATAATTTACGGGAACTTTGCCGTGCCGGGAACGCTGATGCGGGGCTTCGACACCGACAAGGTCTTCTGGTATCAGCTGGAAGCGCTGTCAGTCATCCAGTCACTGGTGGGCGAGCCCGGCGTCTGGAACGCCAAGCTTGCGGATTCGGCGGAAGCGGCCGGGATGGCTCCGGAGATCTGCTCGGTCGACCGCATCGCCCACGGGAGCTGGCTTGAAAAGGTCGTCCCGATTCCGGACGCCTGCTTTTATCTCACCACGCCGTGCGATTCGCAGACCTGCCTGGTAAACAACATGGTCAACGAGACGGGCAAGCCCACCATCGTGCTGGATATGCCGTACCAGGCGCGGGATGAGGATATAAGGTATATTGCCCGGCAGTTCAGGGTCGTGGTGAAATTCCTCGAGGACAATTTAAAGATCAAGTATGATTTCGGCAGGCTGAAGCATGCCTGTGAAACATACAACAAGATGATGGAGAACATATCCGACTGGGTCGAGCTCCGCAGGCCGCGGCCGTCGGCGCAGCCCTGCGAGACCCTCTCCCTCATGGCCGCGGTCGTGACGGTCTTTTCCGGTCACCAGAGCGGCCTTGATTACGCTACAGAAACGCTCAAGGAGCTCAAGAACTTCAGGAAGAACGGCGTCAAGACCGTTACGGGCGACGAAGTTCGCGCGATCTGGGTGGGGACGCCGTACTGGACCGATCTGAATTTCTACAACTGGCTCGAGGGCGAGCTCAACGTCACGGTGCCTATGGACATGTTCGGCTACTATCACGCCGACACCCTCATCGACACCTCCAGCGAGGATTCCATGCTGGTGGGGATCGCGCGCAACGCGATGCGGAATTTCCCGATGACGCGGCAGCTCCTGGGCTCCTATGAAAATTACCTGGACGATTACCGGATGCTCGCCAGGAATTACGACGCCGATTTCGCCGTCATCCCCGGACACCTGGGGTGCACCCACGGCCATGGCGTTTCCGGGCTGATGCGGGAGGAATCGGACAAGATGGGGCTGCCGCTCCTGTCGTTTGAGTTCGACATGCTCGATCCGCGCGTCAACCCGAGGGATGATGTTGAAGTTCTTTTCAGGAATTTCGTCAACGACATAGTTCTTCCGAAAAAAGCGGCACGGTCATGA
- a CDS encoding EAL domain-containing protein translates to MLSNIVKNILPEDFDNLDADWYTALKVKYDRYRFNLLRIILIVTSLIPVFYAVLDIYRGQTAFLVNYAIPFVFLITLFLILVTTRKTNIIAITAMVACVISFILTLYLPNARQISLVIFYCFPPIAFQLRGTRKGVAWIALFMTVAVAMYILQSAGYIPSWQVKYPSRVNVLLAGVALFIISLMTFFGELQHEKSMKTIIRNILFDETTRHLTKKMLPLSIRKNNDYLFAIISIVNFNDLGLIFGYNLSDEILLFCSKQLDLWKDHFKYTIYRLKGNEFGILLVLGKDRREEAIQKMKVIRRLLQSTPMPWKDSELRLNIHIGGVVFHSGMQGESLDILSNADQALKSSIENHRGVTLYENHDHVKTSAFHATTLFSILYKNQEQGTFKAYYQPIVDAATGEIISYESLLRIRNDGGVYESPVQYLPIAESTGLDINLTHFMIKSACEALRHTDKNISVNISFRDMVQSDLINLLNRLYKPPLPGQGRLILEILERSELSEVEACHEFAARASSLGCLIAIDDFGSGYSNFENLLSLPINIIKINGTLIQQMLHNPKARMMIDNIIIFCKQAELLIIAEWVDSPELARELREMGVDFLQGFHFGHPADIPWGDDPSIIN, encoded by the coding sequence ATGCTGAGCAATATAGTTAAGAATATTCTTCCCGAAGATTTTGACAACCTTGACGCCGACTGGTATACCGCCCTGAAGGTCAAGTATGACAGGTACCGCTTCAATCTTCTCCGCATCATACTGATTGTTACCTCCCTGATCCCTGTTTTTTACGCCGTGCTGGATATCTACAGGGGACAAACGGCATTTCTTGTCAATTATGCCATCCCCTTTGTTTTTCTCATTACTCTTTTCCTGATCCTGGTAACCACAAGGAAAACCAATATCATCGCGATAACCGCCATGGTGGCCTGCGTCATCAGCTTTATCCTTACCCTGTACCTGCCCAACGCGCGGCAGATAAGCCTGGTCATTTTCTACTGCTTTCCCCCCATAGCGTTCCAGCTGAGAGGCACCCGGAAGGGCGTTGCCTGGATAGCTTTATTCATGACCGTCGCGGTCGCCATGTACATCCTTCAGAGCGCGGGATACATCCCTTCATGGCAGGTCAAATACCCAAGCAGGGTCAACGTCCTCCTGGCCGGGGTGGCCCTCTTCATCATTTCCCTCATGACATTTTTCGGCGAGCTGCAGCATGAAAAATCGATGAAGACGATCATAAGGAACATCCTCTTTGATGAAACGACCCGGCACCTCACCAAGAAAATGCTCCCCCTTTCCATAAGAAAAAACAACGATTACCTTTTCGCGATAATCAGCATCGTGAACTTCAACGATCTCGGCCTCATATTCGGCTACAACCTGTCAGACGAGATACTTCTCTTCTGTTCAAAACAGCTGGATCTCTGGAAGGACCACTTCAAATACACGATTTACAGGCTCAAGGGAAACGAATTCGGGATCCTGCTCGTCCTCGGGAAAGACCGCAGGGAAGAGGCCATCCAGAAAATGAAAGTCATCAGGCGACTTCTCCAGTCGACCCCCATGCCGTGGAAAGATTCCGAGCTGAGGCTGAACATCCACATAGGGGGCGTTGTGTTCCACTCGGGCATGCAGGGCGAGTCGCTGGACATCCTTTCCAACGCCGACCAGGCCCTCAAGTCGTCCATCGAGAATCACCGGGGCGTCACCCTTTACGAGAACCATGACCATGTAAAGACGTCCGCGTTCCACGCGACCACCCTTTTCTCGATCCTTTACAAAAACCAGGAGCAGGGAACATTCAAGGCCTATTACCAGCCCATCGTGGACGCGGCCACCGGCGAAATAATCTCCTACGAGAGCCTCCTCAGGATACGGAACGACGGCGGCGTCTACGAATCGCCCGTGCAATATCTGCCCATCGCCGAGTCAACCGGCCTGGACATAAACCTGACACACTTCATGATAAAATCCGCCTGCGAGGCCCTTCGCCACACGGATAAAAATATATCGGTCAACATTTCCTTCCGTGACATGGTCCAGAGCGATCTTATCAACCTGCTGAACCGGCTGTACAAACCGCCGCTCCCCGGCCAGGGCAGGCTCATCCTGGAGATACTGGAGCGGTCCGAGCTGAGCGAGGTGGAGGCATGCCACGAGTTCGCCGCCAGGGCCAGCAGCCTGGGCTGCCTCATCGCCATCGACGATTTCGGATCAGGGTATTCGAATTTCGAGAACCTCCTTTCCCTGCCGATCAATATCATAAAAATAAACGGGACCCTCATACAGCAGATGCTGCACAACCCGAAGGCGCGGATGATGATAGACAACATCATCATCTTTTGCAAGCAGGCCGAGCTGCTGATCATAGCGGAATGGGTCGACAGCCCCGAGCTGGCGCGGGAATTGAGGGAAATGGGGGTCGACTTCCTCCAGGGGTTCCATTTCGGCCATCCCGCGGACATCCCCTGGGGCGACGACCCCTCCATCATCAATTAA
- a CDS encoding SCP2 sterol-binding domain-containing protein: MRNFNSSQELQQVLGGFFQHVVQKGLMENDPVVSKPAKSLNETNLVVHFSLKNPDLLIVIDTEQKPIHVSFGAENPKPPTAVFYVSALDGHKFWLGDLNIPNALLRKKVVLKGPVHRLLKILPVARQCFSIYKSYLAVNGFKDFQLDKEKGEGDE; encoded by the coding sequence ATGAGAAATTTTAATTCATCGCAAGAACTCCAGCAGGTGCTGGGTGGTTTTTTCCAGCACGTGGTCCAGAAGGGCCTGATGGAGAATGATCCGGTCGTGTCAAAACCGGCTAAAAGCCTTAATGAAACCAATCTGGTCGTGCATTTTTCATTAAAAAATCCGGATCTGCTTATCGTTATCGATACGGAGCAGAAGCCGATTCATGTGTCGTTCGGCGCTGAAAATCCGAAGCCCCCGACAGCCGTATTTTACGTGTCGGCGCTGGACGGGCATAAATTCTGGCTCGGGGACCTGAACATTCCCAACGCGCTTCTCCGGAAGAAAGTCGTCCTGAAAGGACCCGTTCACCGGCTCCTGAAAATATTGCCGGTCGCGAGGCAGTGCTTCTCGATCTACAAGAGCTATCTTGCTGTTAACGGGTTTAAAGATTTCCAGCTGGATAAAGAAAAGGGGGAGGGCGATGAATAA
- a CDS encoding AAA family ATPase: protein MEREIGETTIIAVCGKGGVGKTSISAAIVRMLLERGNRTVLAIDADPAVGLAAALGIDVAVTLNDVRESLIARLEEGAREDRAGLLSLLDYEVWSAVVEREGLAFLAIGRPESDGCYCQVNDILKDIIGTTAGNFDYVVIDGEAGIEQVNRRVMETVTHLLLVSDASLRGLNVVKTIRDVADRTVKYRRAAMVLNRIAGEGEARRLTLPAGLDCAGWIPEDSAIRSADIAGTSVLSLAESPALAAVRGILDRLLESPAPAGKDEQRETARA, encoded by the coding sequence ATGGAACGTGAGATAGGTGAAACAACGATCATCGCGGTGTGCGGCAAGGGTGGGGTCGGCAAGACCTCCATCAGCGCGGCCATCGTGCGCATGCTCCTGGAGCGGGGAAATAGGACCGTCCTGGCCATCGACGCGGACCCCGCCGTGGGCCTCGCGGCGGCCCTGGGGATCGACGTGGCCGTGACCCTGAACGACGTGCGGGAGAGCCTGATCGCCAGGCTGGAGGAGGGGGCCCGCGAGGACCGGGCCGGGCTCCTCTCGCTCCTCGATTACGAGGTGTGGAGCGCCGTGGTGGAGAGGGAGGGCCTCGCCTTTCTCGCCATCGGGAGGCCGGAATCGGACGGGTGCTACTGCCAGGTGAACGATATTTTGAAGGATATAATCGGGACAACGGCCGGGAATTTCGACTACGTCGTCATAGACGGCGAGGCCGGCATCGAGCAGGTGAACCGCCGGGTCATGGAGACGGTGACCCACCTTCTCCTCGTGTCCGACGCCTCGTTGCGGGGCCTCAACGTGGTGAAGACGATCAGGGACGTCGCCGACCGCACGGTGAAGTACCGCCGTGCCGCCATGGTGCTGAACCGCATCGCCGGCGAGGGGGAGGCGCGGCGCCTTACTCTGCCGGCGGGGCTTGACTGCGCCGGCTGGATCCCGGAGGACAGCGCGATCCGGTCCGCCGATATCGCGGGAACGAGCGTCCTTTCCCTGGCCGAATCGCCGGCCCTGGCCGCGGTGCGCGGCATCCTCGACCGGCTCCTGGAATCGCCCGCCCCGGCGGGCAAGGATGAGCAGCGCGAGACTGCGAGGGCGTAA
- a CDS encoding B12-binding domain-containing radical SAM protein, producing the protein MKKINALLIQPKTPQTFWSHDISLKSAGFRAVMSPLGLMTVAAMLPRHYRATLVDLNVTGLDIGDVERSDIVFLTGMWIHRESFLEIVDTCSRLGKTIVAGGPFVQSAYGRPGRDYLDSDRIDHLILYEAENNLPEFIRDYEQGKAKKVYDNRERPGLALTPPPRFDLIRPGYYASMALQFSRGCPFNCEFCDIVQMFGRVPRTKTPAQFMDEVEALYATGYRGRLFIVDDNFIANRKSVKEMLRLLAPWQQERKYPYLLFTEASIDLAGDNELLDLMVRAGFTSVFVGIESPDADTLRATNKKHNAACDMAAAIEKIQRAGIEVMAGFILGFDTDTEEVFDRQLEFIRANAIPQSMTGLLAAMPNTDLYRRLEREGRLLEQETPHSGDNVDTVLNFVPVMAADRLIEGYRRVIAETYAPRNYFNRALALIGRLPDMKLSGFNWSAPWRWDLAMARIVNNPNRLRLALELAKLSFSSFGIQALWFILRSLRYGFFALPVAIELAFRGRHYATVAERITTLKARTAARAITNHGAEPSARHFPELGSIATLKSAESGRNILIEENPWV; encoded by the coding sequence GTGAAGAAAATTAATGCATTATTGATTCAACCGAAAACGCCGCAGACATTCTGGAGCCACGACATCTCCCTCAAGTCGGCCGGCTTCAGGGCCGTCATGTCGCCCCTGGGCCTGATGACCGTGGCCGCCATGCTGCCGCGGCATTACAGAGCCACGCTGGTGGACCTGAACGTCACCGGGCTGGACATCGGGGACGTGGAACGGAGCGACATAGTTTTTCTCACGGGCATGTGGATACACAGGGAATCGTTCCTGGAGATCGTCGACACCTGCAGCAGGCTCGGAAAAACAATTGTCGCCGGTGGGCCCTTTGTCCAGTCCGCGTACGGGAGGCCGGGGCGCGATTACCTTGATTCGGACAGGATAGACCACCTGATCCTGTACGAAGCCGAAAACAACCTTCCTGAATTCATACGAGACTATGAGCAGGGGAAAGCCAAAAAGGTCTATGACAACAGGGAGCGGCCGGGCCTGGCCCTCACCCCGCCGCCGCGCTTTGACCTGATACGACCGGGATACTACGCCTCCATGGCTCTCCAGTTTTCCCGCGGATGTCCCTTCAACTGCGAGTTCTGCGACATCGTGCAGATGTTCGGCCGCGTGCCCAGGACGAAAACGCCGGCGCAGTTCATGGACGAGGTGGAGGCCCTGTACGCCACCGGCTACCGGGGCCGACTCTTCATCGTTGACGACAACTTCATCGCCAACAGGAAATCCGTGAAGGAGATGCTCCGCCTCCTTGCCCCCTGGCAGCAGGAGCGGAAATATCCCTACCTCCTCTTCACCGAGGCGAGCATCGACCTGGCCGGGGACAACGAGCTCCTGGACCTGATGGTGCGGGCGGGCTTCACATCGGTATTTGTCGGCATAGAATCGCCCGACGCCGATACGCTCCGGGCGACCAACAAGAAGCACAACGCCGCCTGCGACATGGCGGCCGCGATCGAGAAGATACAGAGGGCCGGCATAGAGGTGATGGCCGGCTTCATCCTGGGGTTCGACACGGACACGGAGGAGGTGTTCGACCGCCAGCTCGAATTCATCCGGGCAAACGCGATCCCCCAGAGCATGACCGGTCTCCTCGCCGCCATGCCCAATACGGACCTGTACCGGCGCCTGGAGCGCGAAGGCCGCCTCTTGGAGCAGGAGACCCCCCACAGCGGCGATAACGTCGACACCGTGCTGAATTTCGTGCCGGTGATGGCGGCGGACAGGCTCATCGAGGGATACCGGCGCGTCATCGCCGAAACCTACGCGCCCCGGAACTATTTCAACCGGGCCCTGGCCCTCATCGGCAGGCTGCCGGACATGAAGCTATCAGGCTTCAACTGGTCGGCGCCGTGGCGGTGGGACCTTGCAATGGCGCGGATCGTCAACAATCCCAACAGGTTGCGGCTGGCGCTTGAGCTGGCAAAGCTCTCTTTCTCCTCCTTCGGGATCCAGGCCCTGTGGTTCATCCTCAGGTCTTTGAGATACGGATTTTTCGCGCTCCCCGTGGCCATCGAGCTGGCTTTCCGTGGCCGCCATTACGCAACGGTAGCGGAGAGGATCACGACCTTGAAGGCGCGGACCGCCGCCAGGGCGATCACGAACCATGGGGCGGAACCATCGGCGCGTCACTTCCCGGAATTGGGTTCCATTGCAACGTTGAAAAGCGCTGAATCCGGAAGAAATATATTAATTGAAGAGAATCCGTGGGTTTGA